The sequence TTTCCTGCTCATACAAATCTTCACGCCCCTGCTCTTTGTAAATATTTGCAGAATCGGTGCCTTGTTTTGCCAGTTTCGAGATGATCTTCATCGCATCGGCATCCGAAAGTTCACCTCCTGCACCTTTTGCTGTTTGTGCTTCAAGCATAACCTTTTTAATTCCCCTAAGGGCTTCCAGTTTCTCTTTTTCGCGAGCTTTCATTGCCGCCTTTATGTCGTTATTAATTTGCTCTAAAAATGCCATAACTTTTATATTTTAAATTAATCAACGTTATCGTGTAAATAACTGTTTCTGTCTGAAATTCGATTGTCGCGATCTACGGAATATCCTGACCGGTCGCGTTTGTATTTTGGATCGTTTATACGAATATTTCTGCGTTTAAAAGCCGGAACATTTTCCAACTCGTCCACATCGTCGTCGCTCAGATTTTCGTAATCATTAATATCAATTTCCTTTTCCGCATTGTTCCGTTCGCGAGAGGTTATCGGATACAAAGATTCAAACTCATCGTCTTCGTTTTTGCTTTTGTTGCTGATTTCAAATTCAAAGGTCGACTGACTTCTTTTATCTTCAGAACTTATACCAGACGCATGCTCCTCTTTTTCTACCGACACCGTTTCTTTCTCAAGCGTATGACTTACTACTTTTTTCTGACTTTGCTCTGACAGTTCAGAAATAATGCTCGTTGGAAATCCGGTAGCAATTACGGTTACCGACAGCTTTTCGCCCAAAGTTTCATCTTTTCCATTTCCCCAAATCAAATCGGCGTCAAACCCGGCCATGTTTTGCACATAATCGGTAATTCGGCCAACTTCATCCATGGTAACTTCTTTATTTCCGGAGTTGATATTTACCAAAATATTTCGTGCTCCGCGAATCTCATTATCATTCAGCAATGGCGAATTTAGGGCCTTTTTCACTGCATCCTCTGCGCGGTCTTCTTCATCACTTACCCCGGTTCCCATAACGGCCATTCCGCTTTTTCGCATTACAGTTTCCACATCAGCAAAATCAACATTTATATATCCGGGAACCGTAATAATTTCGGCTATTCCTTTTGCTGCAGTGGCCAGCACATTATCTGCTTTGGCAAAAGCCTCCGATATCCCAAAATCGCCATACATTTCGCGAATTCGTTCGTTATTAATCACCAACAACGAATCGACGTAAGCTGCCAACTCCTTAATACCCTCGTAGGCTTGTTTTATTCGACGTCGCCCTTCGTTACGGAATGGAATGGTAACAATAGCCACCGTTAAATACCCCTGCTCTTTACAACACTGTGCAATAACAGGTGCTGCTCCGGTTCCGGTTCCACCGCCCATTCCGGCAGTTACAAAAACCATTTTTGTGTTTTCCGACAAGGTATTTTTTACATCCTCAATATTTTCGATGGCTGCCTGTTTGCCAACATCGGGTTTGTTGCCGGCACCACGTCCTTCGGTTAACGAAGCTCCAAGCTGAACACGCGTGCGAACAGCACTTGCCTCCATAGCCTGCGCATCGGTGTTGCAGATTACAAAATCCACATCGCGAATTCCGTGCTTAAACATATGGTTTACCGCATTGCCACCACCGCCACCAACTCCTATTACCTTTATTTCGGCACCAGGTGTTTTTTCCATTACAAAATCAGCCATATCTTCCATTTTCTTCACCTTGTTTTTTGTTGTTATTCAAGAGGTTGATCATCATCTCCATCATTAAAAATCTTGCTTCCAAAATTTTTATAAAACCAGTTATCAATATTCGATTCCGTAACAGGCTCATCTTTCTTTTTCTCTGCCTTTTCCCTGGTTTTGGTCTTTTCTTTTGTTTTCCAGCCAAACCCTTTTGACTTGGATTTTGGCTTTGCTTTTGGTTTTGGTTGCGGAGGAACAAACATGATCGTTTCTTCCTCTTCCGGCTCAGGCTCGTATGGTTCGTCTTCGTTTAAATCGATACTAATTGCTTCTACCGCCTCATTTTTCGGTTCTTGCTGCTCAACAGTTTCTTCAAGATCATCGTCAAGATCAAATTTCTGCACCTCTTTTTCGGGTTGCAATTCTTTGTTTGGATTGGTATCGAACCCGGTGGCCAGAATGGTAACACTAATTTTGTCGCCAAGACGTTCGTCGTAGCCGTTACCCCAAATTATATCGGCATCCTGACCGGCTTTTTCCTGCAGCGATTCAATAATTTCTCCAATCTCTCCAATCCTGATCTCCTCACTTCCGGAGATAATATTCAACAGTATATTTTTTGTTCCGTAAATATCATTACTATCCAGTAGTGGCGATTCCAGCGCTGCATTTACGGCATCCATGGCACGGCCTTCGCCAGTGGCATAACCGGTACCCATTATGAAAACTTCGCTTTTTTGCATCACTGTTTCCACATCGGTGTAGTCGATGTTTACATTCCCGTGAACAGTTATAATTTCGGCTACTCCTTTAACGGCTGTCGATACAATATTGTCAGCCATTTTAAAAGCCTGACTTGCCGGTAAATCACCGTAAATGTGGTGCAACCTGTCGTTACTGATCACAAGCATACTATCAACAAATTCGGCCATTTTATCAATACCTTCCTGTGCTTGTGCCCGGCGTTTATTTCCTTCGGCCGGCGACGGAATTGTAACTACTGCAATGGTTAAGATATCAAGTTCGCGGGCCAGGCTTGCAATTACGGGAGCGGCGCCGGTTCCGGTTCCTCCACCCATTCCAGCCGCTATAAACAACATTTTAGTATTGTCACCCAGCACCTTTTTCAGATCTTCGTAATTTTCGCGGGCGGCTTCGGCTCCTCGTTCAGGTTTATTTCCTGCGCCCCGCCCTTCGGTTAATGTGGTTCCAAGCTGAATTTTAATCGGCACCGGACTATTGTCCATGGCTTGCGAATCGGTATTACAGATGATATAGTCAACACCCTTTATTCCCTCTTCGAACATGTGATTGACCGCGTTGCAACCACCACCGCCAACTCCAATTACCTTAATAATTGATGATGCTGCCTTCGGAAATTGAAAATTTGCTAATTCTTCGGTCATATCTTTTTGTTTTAATTGAATTCAAGGTCTTCGTTATCGTCGCCAAAAAAGTTGATTGCACTTTGTAAAGCTCCTTTAACGTTGGTCATTAAACCGCGTCCGCTTCGGTGTACTTTTGGCTCGGGCAATATTCTTTCTTCTCCAACATTTTGCGAAATGGATAGTTTTAAGGCTCCCAATGCAGTTAAAAATGCCGGATTTTTTGCTTCTTCTCTACGGTTTGCAGGAAGAATTACGGGGTGTGCCCTTCGTGCATCCAAACCGGTATGAAATTTCACAAGTGTGATTATGTGCCCTAAATTTGAAGTTCCGCCGGAGAGCACAATACCTGTTCCCAAACGATCAGCAACTCCCGATCTTTCAATCTCTTTCACCACACAATCCACAATCTCTTCCAAACGTGCCTGGATAATGTAAGCCAGACTTCTGATGGTAATTTCTTTCGGTTCCCAGCCATTGTTTTTGGCAATGGTGACGGTATCTTCGGTTTTAATCTGGTCGCCCAACGCCTGTCCATAGCGTACTTTTAACAGCTCCGCTTTTTCAAGAAATGTGGAACAACCGACTTTTAAGTCGTTGGTAATAACAGCTCCGGCAAACGGAATTACAGCTGTATGTACCAAAGCATTTTCGTAATAAATAGCCAGATTGGTTGTGCCAGCACCAATATCAAGCACTACACCGCCCATTTCCTTTTCAGGTTTTGAAAGCGCGGCCTCTGCTAATGCCAGCGACGAGTGAAAAACTTCGCCCAACTCAACTCCTACACTTTCCAAAACACGGGTCAATATCTGGTATTCCTGATCAGGCATAATCACCAGTTTGTAACGGGCTTCAATTTTTTTCCCTGTGGCTCCAACAGGTTTTAGTTCCTCAATTTCATCATCGATAATAAAAGAGGTTGGAATAACTTTCAGAATACGGTAATCATTTTTAATCTGCAGGCTTTTCGCTTCATTGTATAACTCGTCAATATCCAAATTCGACACAACGTCACCCTCACCTGTAAAACGCGACGCTTTGTAGTCGATGGTTCGCATACGTTTTCCGGCGTACGCCACATCAACAACATCAATTTCGTCTTCCAGCTGCGCATCCAACTGTTCCAACACTGCCGTGATGGACTCCGTTGCATCAGCAAGATTAAAAATCATACCTCTTTTTATGCCTTTTGATGGCACCTGGGCAGTACCCAGAATTTCCATTTTTCCCTCGGCGGTTGCTCTGCCCGCTAGTGCAACCATTTTTGAGGTTCCCATGTCGATAACAACCGAAAGATTTGTTTTTGAAGCCATAATTATCTTCTTTTTGCTATTACCTGATTTTTATATTTTAAACTGATCGTTTTGTATTTATTCCAATTATTCTTTGCCATAATCTGCTTGTAAAAAGCTTTCATATTGCGCAATTTCTCCGGGTAATTTTCCAGCGTTCCAAACTCAATGGTATGGTCGCCAACCAGCGGAATCAACAGCACATCGTAATCTTTTTGCACGTGAATTTGTTCGATTTGCGCATTCCAGAATTCGTCGTTTTCTATTGCTAAAACACATGGCAAAAGTGTTTCTTTCGCGTAATCTTCACTAATGTCTCCGGTAGCTACCAGCACGTTGGCCGCATAATTTGTTGACACCGGAATTTTACCGCCAAATTCATCGAGGTAATAATTTCCTTTATCGGAGAAAACGCGCACTACCGGTTCCCGATGTTTTAAATCAATGGCCAGTACTCCTTTAAAAGTGGCGCTATCGGTGCGGGTGACAACCTTATAAACCTCGGCCTTTAAAATGGCTTCGTGTTTTTCAACCGCCTGCTCAATCTGCACCGTGTTAATGCTGTCAAAATCTTTCCCGATTATGTCTTTATCGATCGACTTCACCAACTTCACCAGCTCTGCCCGATCAACTTTTATTACCTCGTCCGGATCGTAATTAATTTCGATATCGTTGCAAGTGGCATGATTGTACTTCAAAGAAGTAAACGCCAATGTTACCAGCAGAAACACCAGCAACACCAACAAACCGCCTATTTTTGCAAACTTTTTTATCATTTTTCTTTACTTTCCAACAATTCAATTATACTTTCCACCATACGGTCGATATCGCCGGCACCCATTGTTAGTACAATTTCATTTGGGTCTGATTTTAGTATTTTCAACACCTCATCGCGCTCGGCCAGCATCCTGTTTTCCAGCTTCATTTCTTTATAAATAATAGCGGATGATACTCCCGGAATTGGCTCTTCGCGCGCCGGGTAAAGCGGAATAAGAATTGCCTTATCCAGCAAATCCAGACTTTGTGCAAACTCTGCAGCAAAATCTTTGGTGCGCGAATACAGGTGAGGCTGAAAAATTCCGGTTACTTTTTTATCGGGAAACAAAGCCTTAACCGAAGTTATAAATGCCTCTAATTCCGCCGGGTGATGCGCGTAATCGTCGATATAGATCCGGTTCTCCGAACGGTAACGGATATCAAAACGACGGGCCACACCTTCGTAATCTTCAATCCCGGCTTTTATGGCATTTGCCGATGCTCCGGCCAGCCATGCCAAAGCACTGGCTCCAACCGTATTTTCAACATTCACCAGCCCCGGATAATTCATTTTGCAGTTGGCAATTATTCCTCCCGGTGTTTTTAAATCAAACGAATAAAAGCCTGTTTCAGGATTCAATTGCAAATTCAGCGCAGCAAAATCGGTTTTTCCTTTTAATGAATAGGAATAAACTTTTGCATCGGTTTTTGAAGTATCCAATTCTACTCCTTCTTTTAGCACCAAACTTCCGTCGGGCCGGATCTGTGAAATAAATTTCTCGAACGACTCAACGATTTTTTCCTTTTCGCCATAAATATCCAAATGGTCGGCATCAACCGAAGTAACCAGCGCCAATTGCGGTTTCAGGTGCAGAAACGAACGATCGAACTCATCGGCTTCTGCAACAATCCATGGCGAATCGTTTTCCGGAAGCACCAAATTACTTCTAAAATTCTTTGAAATACCGCCCAAAAATGCGCCGCATCCTTGTTCTGTTTTACTCAGAATATTGGTAACGATGGTACTTGTCGTCGTCTTTCCGTGTGTTCCTGCAACGCCGATTCCTTTCCGTTCGTTGCAAATCATTCCGAGCACTTTCGCCCGCTTAAACAAGCCAATTGGCTGGCTTTTAAACCAATTCAGTTCTTTATGCTCGTCGGGCAAAGCCGGTGTATATACAGCAATTGTTTCCGCCGGATTCCACTTCGACGGAATATTGCGGATATCATCATCAAAATGCACATTGATTCCCTCTTTCTGCAGCGCATCAGTCAGTGCTGTTTCAGTGCGATCGTATCCAGCCACATTGCGCCCCGAAAATTTAAAATAACGAGCCAGCGCACTCATCCCTATTCCTCCGATCCCAAGGAAATATACATTCTTTATTTTCTGAATGTTGTCCATTCTATTGTCTCACTAATTTTTCTACTTCATCAACTATTTGCTTGGTCGCTTCGGGTTTAGCTAACTCTTTACTTTTGGTGGCTAAAGCGTTGCAACGCGCTTCATCTTTTACCACGTCAAAAGCCAGCGGAAATAATTTCTCGTTAATCTCATCATCGCGCACCATTAAAGCAGCATCCTGTTCTACCAAAGCCATCGCATTTTTTGTTTGATGGTCTTCCGAAACATTTGGCGACGGCACCAATACCGACGCTTTCCCCACCAAACACAACTCCGAAATTGTTCCTGCTCCCGCTCTCGAAATCACCAAATCGGCCACTTCGTAAGCCAAATCCATACGTGTTATAAACTTATGGACCTGCAGGTTTTTGGGTTTCGCATTTGTCAGTTCTTCCTGAATTTTATCGTAATAATACGCCCCGGTCTGCCAGATCACCTGAACAGCCGAAGCTTCAATTTCTTTTATATTTTTCAGCACCGCCTGGTTTACTGAACGTGCACCAAGACTGCCACCAACAATCAACACAACCTTATCTTCCTCGCTTACATTAAAAAACTCGAAAGCTTCTTTTCTGTTTTGCTTTTCAATCAAATTTTCGCGAACAGGATTTCCTGTAAAAATCAGTTTTTCGGCCGGGAAAAAGCGCTCCATTTTATCGTAAGCCACACAAATGGAATTTACCTTTTTGCTTAGGAGTTTATTGGTAATTCCGGCGTAGGAATTTTGCTCCTGAATTAAACAGGGCACCTTTGCTTTTGCCGCCGCACGCAATAACGGACCGCTGGCATAACCCCCAACTCCTATCGCCACTTCAGGATTAAAATCGGCAACAATTTTTTTAGCCAACTTCGAACTTTGGCGCAACTTTTTAAAGAAGGTAATCATTTTCATGCTGGGTTTCCGCGGAAACCCCATCACCGGCAAGCCAATAATTTTATAACCGGCGGCTGGCACCTTCTCCATTTCCATCCGGTCTTCGGCACCAACAAATAAAATATCCGCGTCAGGATTGCGCTTTTTAATTTCGTTGGCAATGGCAAGCGCCGGGAAAATATGTCCCCCGGTACCTCCTCCGCTAATTATGGCTCTATTTATCTTTTGTTTCATTTTCTATTTCATAATCTTCGTCAGGAGCTTTAATCATAATCGGTTGCTCCGTAACTTCTTTGTTTTGCTGGTTTTGGTGACTCACACTAAGTATCAATCCAAAAGCCAACGAAGTAAACAACAGCGATGTCCCTCCCAAACTAATCCAGGGCAGCGGTTGTCCGGTTACCGGCAACGCGCCGCTTGAAACACCTATATTTATCATGGCCTGAAAAACCAGCACCAATGTTAGCCCGATTACCATAAACGCCGGAAAGGTTCGGGTGGCACGCCTGACTATTACCACTCCCCTGAAAAAGAAAATCAGGAAAAGCATGATTACAGCAATACCGCCAATTAAACCGTATTCTTCAACGATTATGGCAAAAATAAAGTCGTTATAGGCAGCGGCCATGTAATTACTTACATCTGAGTGACCGGGGCCTTTTCCGAGAATTCCGCCGGAATAAATGGCTAGTTTTGCATAGTCGGCCTGCGTAATTCCCTGCGACGCTTCAGGTGGAGGAGGATCGATAAAACGTTCAATCCGCCCTTTCATGGTATGAACGCGCCCCAAACTTTCGGGCAAATGATCGGCAGTAAAATATATTGTTACTACAAATGCAATTCCGGCTCCTACTACCGAAAACAAATATTTTAATGGAATCCGGCCGCAAAACATCATCGTCATGATTGTTGCGAAAAGCAATGCCGAGGTCGAGAAATCGGATATAAAAATCAAACCACAGACAATAGCCGTATAAAAAATTATCTTCTTAAATGCTTCCCACAAATCGCCTTTTGTTTTTTGGCGTTTTCCTAAAATTTTGGCCGAATATAAAACCAGTGAAATCTTGGCCATTTCGGCGGGTTGAAAAGTTGCTCCCCAGAAATTAAGTGTACGTCCGCTGGACGAAACAAAGGATGTTCCACGCATTGCAATGGAAAAAAGTAAAAAGCCGATACTTGCCAGCAAAGCCCACCATGCAAGTTTTGAGTACAATTTTATGGGCAGCACATTTACCATGAGCAATATCACCCCAATTCCTGCACTTAAAAACACCACCTGGCGAAACAGGTATTTCAAGGTGTTTCCCTGAGCCACACGATAGGCCAATGCACCCGTTGAACTGTACACAATAAGCAGCGACAACACCGATAACAGCATCAGCACCATCCAAAGCACGCGGTCGCCCTTAAATAATTTCAGAATGGAATGTTGCATTACAAATTCCTTACTTCTTTTTTAAATTGATTTCCTCTGTCTTCGTAATTCTCGAATAAATCGAAACTTGCACACGCCGGCGATAACAGCACGGTGTCGCCATTTCTGGCCAGGTAGTATGCAGCTTTTACTGCTTCTTCCATGCTTGATGCATCCACAATATCGGAAACACAATCGCCAAAAGCTTCGTGCAACTTGGCATTGTTTTTTCCGAGACAAACAATGGCTTTCACTTTGCTGGTTACCAGTCCCTGCAACATGGTGTAATCGTTTCCTTTGTCCACTCCGCCGGCAATCCATATCACCGGTTTGTGTACACTTTCCAACGCATACCACGATGAATTTACGTTCGTTGCTTTCGAGTCGTTGATAAACTCGATGCCATGAACTTTAAGAAAACGCTCTAAACGATGCTCCACGCCAGTGAAGTCGGAAAGGCTTTCTCTCAATTGTTCATCCCTGATTTTTAATACCATGCTTGCAATGCCTGCGGCCATGCTGTTGTAGGTATTGTGTTTCCCCTGTAAAGATAAATCCAGTATAGACATGCTGAATTGATTTTGATTAAAGTTGATAATTATCCGATTGTCTCTCACTCCTGCTCCAGGCCCGGCAGCCTCTCCCAACCCAAAAGGAAGTTGAACAGGTTTTATATCTCTCTTATTTATTTCTTTTTGAATCACTTCGTCGTCGGCACAATAAACGAAGTAGTCAGTCGCTGTTTGATTTTGAAGAATCCTGAATTTCGAATCCGTATAGTTTTGCATGTCGTAACCGTAACGATCAAGGTGATCGGGTGTAATGTTCATCAGCACAGCTACATCGGCTTTAAACTCATACATTCCGTCCAACTGAAAACTGCTTAACTCGATTACATACACATCAAAATTTTCTTCGGCCACCTGCCACGCAAAGCTTTTTCCAACGTTCCCTGCTAAAC comes from uncultured Draconibacterium sp. and encodes:
- the ftsZ gene encoding cell division protein FtsZ, which encodes MTEELANFQFPKAASSIIKVIGVGGGGCNAVNHMFEEGIKGVDYIICNTDSQAMDNSPVPIKIQLGTTLTEGRGAGNKPERGAEAARENYEDLKKVLGDNTKMLFIAAGMGGGTGTGAAPVIASLARELDILTIAVVTIPSPAEGNKRRAQAQEGIDKMAEFVDSMLVISNDRLHHIYGDLPASQAFKMADNIVSTAVKGVAEIITVHGNVNIDYTDVETVMQKSEVFIMGTGYATGEGRAMDAVNAALESPLLDSNDIYGTKNILLNIISGSEEIRIGEIGEIIESLQEKAGQDADIIWGNGYDERLGDKISVTILATGFDTNPNKELQPEKEVQKFDLDDDLEETVEQQEPKNEAVEAISIDLNEDEPYEPEPEEEETIMFVPPQPKPKAKPKSKSKGFGWKTKEKTKTREKAEKKKDEPVTESNIDNWFYKNFGSKIFNDGDDDQPLE
- the ftsZ gene encoding cell division protein FtsZ, encoding MEDMADFVMEKTPGAEIKVIGVGGGGGNAVNHMFKHGIRDVDFVICNTDAQAMEASAVRTRVQLGASLTEGRGAGNKPDVGKQAAIENIEDVKNTLSENTKMVFVTAGMGGGTGTGAAPVIAQCCKEQGYLTVAIVTIPFRNEGRRRIKQAYEGIKELAAYVDSLLVINNERIREMYGDFGISEAFAKADNVLATAAKGIAEIITVPGYINVDFADVETVMRKSGMAVMGTGVSDEEDRAEDAVKKALNSPLLNDNEIRGARNILVNINSGNKEVTMDEVGRITDYVQNMAGFDADLIWGNGKDETLGEKLSVTVIATGFPTSIISELSEQSQKKVVSHTLEKETVSVEKEEHASGISSEDKRSQSTFEFEISNKSKNEDDEFESLYPITSRERNNAEKEIDINDYENLSDDDVDELENVPAFKRRNIRINDPKYKRDRSGYSVDRDNRISDRNSYLHDNVD
- the murD gene encoding UDP-N-acetylmuramoyl-L-alanine--D-glutamate ligase, producing the protein MKGLVAILGGGESGVGAAILAQKKGYEVWVSDLGKIKEKYKDVLSNYKIDFEEGQHSEEKIRSAELVVKSPGIPETAPLVKQLKERGTPVISEIEFGGRFSSAKTICITGSNGKTTTTLLTYHILQKAGVNVGLAGNVGKSFAWQVAEENFDVYVIELSSFQLDGMYEFKADVAVLMNITPDHLDRYGYDMQNYTDSKFRILQNQTATDYFVYCADDEVIQKEINKRDIKPVQLPFGLGEAAGPGAGVRDNRIIINFNQNQFSMSILDLSLQGKHNTYNSMAAGIASMVLKIRDEQLRESLSDFTGVEHRLERFLKVHGIEFINDSKATNVNSSWYALESVHKPVIWIAGGVDKGNDYTMLQGLVTSKVKAIVCLGKNNAKLHEAFGDCVSDIVDASSMEEAVKAAYYLARNGDTVLLSPACASFDLFENYEDRGNQFKKEVRNL
- the ftsA gene encoding cell division protein FtsA, translating into MASKTNLSVVIDMGTSKMVALAGRATAEGKMEILGTAQVPSKGIKRGMIFNLADATESITAVLEQLDAQLEDEIDVVDVAYAGKRMRTIDYKASRFTGEGDVVSNLDIDELYNEAKSLQIKNDYRILKVIPTSFIIDDEIEELKPVGATGKKIEARYKLVIMPDQEYQILTRVLESVGVELGEVFHSSLALAEAALSKPEKEMGGVVLDIGAGTTNLAIYYENALVHTAVIPFAGAVITNDLKVGCSTFLEKAELLKVRYGQALGDQIKTEDTVTIAKNNGWEPKEITIRSLAYIIQARLEEIVDCVVKEIERSGVADRLGTGIVLSGGTSNLGHIITLVKFHTGLDARRAHPVILPANRREEAKNPAFLTALGALKLSISQNVGEERILPEPKVHRSGRGLMTNVKGALQSAINFFGDDNEDLEFN
- the murG gene encoding undecaprenyldiphospho-muramoylpentapeptide beta-N-acetylglucosaminyltransferase gives rise to the protein MKQKINRAIISGGGTGGHIFPALAIANEIKKRNPDADILFVGAEDRMEMEKVPAAGYKIIGLPVMGFPRKPSMKMITFFKKLRQSSKLAKKIVADFNPEVAIGVGGYASGPLLRAAAKAKVPCLIQEQNSYAGITNKLLSKKVNSICVAYDKMERFFPAEKLIFTGNPVRENLIEKQNRKEAFEFFNVSEEDKVVLIVGGSLGARSVNQAVLKNIKEIEASAVQVIWQTGAYYYDKIQEELTNAKPKNLQVHKFITRMDLAYEVADLVISRAGAGTISELCLVGKASVLVPSPNVSEDHQTKNAMALVEQDAALMVRDDEINEKLFPLAFDVVKDEARCNALATKSKELAKPEATKQIVDEVEKLVRQ
- a CDS encoding GatB/YqeY domain-containing protein, coding for MAFLEQINNDIKAAMKAREKEKLEALRGIKKVMLEAQTAKGAGGELSDADAMKIISKLAKQGTDSANIYKEQGREDLYEQEMQQVAIFESYLPEKMSDEDLTAAVKAVIEQVGASSMKDMGKVMGMASKKLAGQADGKDIADKVKALLA
- a CDS encoding FtsW/RodA/SpoVE family cell cycle protein, which codes for MQHSILKLFKGDRVLWMVLMLLSVLSLLIVYSSTGALAYRVAQGNTLKYLFRQVVFLSAGIGVILLMVNVLPIKLYSKLAWWALLASIGFLLFSIAMRGTSFVSSSGRTLNFWGATFQPAEMAKISLVLYSAKILGKRQKTKGDLWEAFKKIIFYTAIVCGLIFISDFSTSALLFATIMTMMFCGRIPLKYLFSVVGAGIAFVVTIYFTADHLPESLGRVHTMKGRIERFIDPPPPEASQGITQADYAKLAIYSGGILGKGPGHSDVSNYMAAAYNDFIFAIIVEEYGLIGGIAVIMLFLIFFFRGVVIVRRATRTFPAFMVIGLTLVLVFQAMINIGVSSGALPVTGQPLPWISLGGTSLLFTSLAFGLILSVSHQNQQNKEVTEQPIMIKAPDEDYEIENETKDK
- the murC gene encoding UDP-N-acetylmuramate--L-alanine ligase is translated as MDNIQKIKNVYFLGIGGIGMSALARYFKFSGRNVAGYDRTETALTDALQKEGINVHFDDDIRNIPSKWNPAETIAVYTPALPDEHKELNWFKSQPIGLFKRAKVLGMICNERKGIGVAGTHGKTTTSTIVTNILSKTEQGCGAFLGGISKNFRSNLVLPENDSPWIVAEADEFDRSFLHLKPQLALVTSVDADHLDIYGEKEKIVESFEKFISQIRPDGSLVLKEGVELDTSKTDAKVYSYSLKGKTDFAALNLQLNPETGFYSFDLKTPGGIIANCKMNYPGLVNVENTVGASALAWLAGASANAIKAGIEDYEGVARRFDIRYRSENRIYIDDYAHHPAELEAFITSVKALFPDKKVTGIFQPHLYSRTKDFAAEFAQSLDLLDKAILIPLYPAREEPIPGVSSAIIYKEMKLENRMLAERDEVLKILKSDPNEIVLTMGAGDIDRMVESIIELLESKEK